One window from the genome of Nicotiana sylvestris chromosome 9, ASM39365v2, whole genome shotgun sequence encodes:
- the LOC104217606 gene encoding FRIGIDA-like protein 4a, producing the protein MAADTATNPDRIHAFFSNLESRKTLLATVTDLHKTLTTHFTNIDKTLSQKSETLDTEMKSFKQNTENALLKLQNRENALPDIESGMAAFIAEKKDAAVSEIENAAEGLGDLSEKSLAEVLRIYCRRMDASGLVTFLQTKRKESTGLRTEIVAALDTCVDPMRLILDAAEEFVGMKVEGKMIGADRRWACDMLVQSVGPVVEGGYGAGRSLKERAARVLEKWKGVMGSGERTSGVCAAEATMFLQLVISFALKERFEEEFLRKLVMEFANRRDMPKLAVAFGFGNKIGDIIEELVKSGKEVEAVYFAYESGLAERFPPVSLLKAYLRNCRRNSNNISKKGRFSSAAVDKANIIEWEATKAIIKCVEDHKLEQEFSLEGLKKRVTELEESRAKRKKGTAPRDKHSKKRGRRSGTGKSSDPSTSRPVKSGRLSNASPSFRSRNPPPSHQVPPVRYTGAHSYTSQSVYEAPSTVSYAPAYNGTHTTSPAALPPQYGYAIQEAGAYSGTHTQSTAALPPQYGYALQEAAGVSGVRSYHGSYGGQSGYSAYDYTLPATASAYPPSYPPQ; encoded by the exons ATGGCGGCAGATACTGCAACCAACCCTGACCGGATACATGCCTTCTTCAGCAACCTCGAGTCCCGGAAAACCCTACTGGCCACCGTCACCGACCTCCACAAAACCCTAACCACCCACTTCACCAACATCGACAAAACCCTCTCCCAGAAATCCGAAACCCTCGATACCGAAATGAAATCCTTCAAGCAAAATACCGAAAATGCCCTCCTGAAGCTCCAGAATCGCGAGAATGCCCTCCCCGACATAGAATCTGGCATGGCCGCTTTCATCGCGGAGAAGAAGGACGCCGCCGTCTCGGAGATTGAAAATGCTGCTGAGGGTTTGGGGGATTTGAGCGAGAAGAGCTTGGCCGAAGTGCTGAGGATTTACTGTAGGAGAATGGATGCCAGCGGCCTCGTTACATTCCTTCAGACGAAGCGAAAGGAGTCTACTGGTTTGAGGACGGAGATTGTCGCTGCCCTTGACACTTGCGTTGACCCAATGAG GTTGATCTTGGATGCTGCAGAGGAGTTTGTGGGGATGAAGGTAGAGGGGAAGATGATAGGGGCAGATAGGAGGTGGGCATGTGATATGTTAGTTCAGTCAGTTGGGCCAGTTGTGGAAGGGGGTTATGGTGCGGGGAGGAGTTTGAAGGAGAGGGCAGCAAGGGTGTTGGAGAAATGGAAGGGAGTTATGGGTAGTGGGGAGAGGACCAGTGGAGTATGCGCTGCTGAAGCAACAATGTTTTTGCAGTTGGTTATATCATTTGCACTAAAAGAGAGGTTTGAAGAGGAGTTCCTAAGGAAGCTGGTGATGGAGTTTGCTAACAGGAGAGATATGCCAAAGCTTGCGGTTGCCTTTGGATTTGGGAACAAAATAGGGG ATATTATTGAAGAGCTGGTGAAGAGTGGCAAAGAGGTTGAAGCAGTATATTTTGCTTATGAGTCGGGATTAGCAGAGCGATTCCCTCCAGTCTCACTTCTTAAGGCATATCTCAGGAACTGTCGAAGAAATTCTAATAACATTTCAAAGAAGGGAAGATTTAGTTCAGCTGCAGTG GACAAAGCTAATATTATAGAGTGGGAAGCCACTAAGGCTATAATAAAATGTGTGGAAGATCACAAGCTTGAACAAGAATTTTCTTTGGAAGGACTTAAAAAACGGGTGACAGAGTTGGAGGAGTCCAGAGCAAAAAGGAAAAAGGGCACAGCTCCTCGGGACAAGCATTCAAAAAAGCGGGGCCGTAGAAGTGGCACTGGCAAGTCCAGTGACCCGTCCACCTCTCGGCCTGTTAAATCTGGAAGATTGTCGAATGCCTCTCCTTCTTTTCGCTCCAGGAATCCTCCTCCATCACATCAAGTGCCACCAGTTAGATATACAGGAGCACATAGCTATACCAGCCAGAGTGTATACGAGGCACCTAGCACGGTCTCATATGCTCCAGCTTATAATGGAACCCACACCACAAGTCCGGCTGCACTTCCTCCACAGTACGGATATGCAATTCAAGAAGCTGGAGCTTATAGCGGAACTCACACCCAAAGTACGGCTGCACTTCCTCCACAATATGGATATGCACTGCAAGAAGCTGCTGGAGTTAGTGGAGTGCGGAGTTATCATGGATCATATGGAGGGCAGAGTGGTTATAGTGCGTATGATTATACTCTTCCTGCCACTGCATCTGCATACCCACCTTCATATCCCCCACAGTAG